In the genome of Deinococcus sp. QL22, one region contains:
- a CDS encoding transposase, with translation MKTENIAGDASRLYQAILPHLHPALWNDVRNTRTLAWMVSGLVLSQSVSIPSWLPHIHSQATVAQSTERRCRRWLENPAIDPGSVYGPLITRALREWGPHSLTLALDTSILFGRFCLIRVAVLYRGRAVPLVSRILEHASAQVSTEQLLPVLAEVKGLLDFLGLHDVRLLADRGFCDTALMGWLRVCGWHFRIRIKSSLILAAPDGQRVCTIGEIKLAARETRCFHNVTITGHRFGPVHVALGRPTDGPEQWQVVSDEPTSLGTFAEYGERFQIEEGFLDDKSGLFGLEDSKLRDAASLERLILVISVATLLLVSEGLQIVQQGVRRTIDPHWNRALSYLKLGLRGLLFALSRGRAVLNRLTLQGGADPASPGRRNKSQVSPMDAVEGGWVIRFRSPS, from the coding sequence GTGAAGACTGAAAATATCGCCGGGGACGCCTCCCGACTGTACCAAGCGATCCTGCCCCACCTCCACCCCGCCCTATGGAACGACGTCCGCAACACCCGTACGCTGGCGTGGATGGTCAGTGGCCTGGTGCTGTCCCAGAGCGTCTCCATCCCCTCCTGGCTGCCGCACATTCACTCCCAGGCCACAGTCGCTCAGAGTACCGAACGTCGCTGCCGACGGTGGCTGGAGAATCCAGCCATCGACCCTGGCAGCGTGTATGGCCCCCTCATCACCCGAGCCCTGCGGGAGTGGGGCCCGCATTCCCTGACGCTGGCACTGGACACCAGCATCCTGTTCGGACGCTTCTGTCTGATCCGGGTGGCCGTCCTCTACCGGGGACGAGCGGTACCGCTCGTCTCCCGCATCCTTGAGCATGCCAGCGCTCAGGTCAGTACCGAACAACTCCTGCCTGTCCTCGCCGAGGTCAAAGGCTTGCTGGATTTCCTCGGGCTGCACGATGTTCGGCTCCTGGCGGATCGGGGCTTTTGCGACACGGCACTGATGGGCTGGCTGCGGGTTTGTGGCTGGCACTTCCGCATCCGCATCAAATCGAGCCTGATTCTGGCCGCTCCAGACGGGCAACGGGTCTGCACCATCGGGGAAATCAAACTCGCAGCGCGCGAAACGCGCTGCTTCCACAACGTCACCATCACCGGACACCGATTTGGGCCGGTGCATGTCGCTCTGGGCCGTCCGACGGACGGCCCAGAGCAGTGGCAGGTCGTCAGTGATGAACCGACGAGTCTTGGAACGTTTGCTGAATACGGCGAGCGTTTCCAAATCGAGGAAGGATTCCTGGATGACAAGAGCGGCCTCTTCGGTCTGGAAGACTCCAAACTGCGTGATGCCGCCAGTCTCGAACGCCTGATCCTGGTGATCTCCGTGGCCACGCTCTTGCTCGTCTCCGAAGGACTCCAGATCGTGCAGCAGGGTGTTCGCAGAACCATCGATCCCCATTGGAACCGCGCCCTGAGCTATTTGAAGCTTGGTTTACGCGGCCTCCTCTTCGCGCTGAGCCGGGGTCGGGCAGTACTCAACCGGCTGACCCTTCAGGGTGGCGCCGATCCGGCGTCTCCCGGACGTCGCAACAAATCGCAAGTCAGCCCTATGGACGCTGTGGAAGGCGGCTGGGTGATCAGATTTCGCTCTCCCTCATAA
- a CDS encoding HU family DNA-binding protein has product MTKKAAKAPAKKPTAKAAPAAQAAPTESNKVGKAQLVDLMADQTTLTKKQSDEVFSGMLNLIVDALKGGKTVGLPGLGTLSVKATSARTGVRPGTSEKIQIPAGKKVAFKVATTLKSSL; this is encoded by the coding sequence ATGACGAAAAAAGCAGCCAAAGCCCCAGCAAAAAAGCCCACTGCCAAAGCAGCCCCTGCTGCTCAGGCCGCACCTACCGAGAGCAATAAGGTCGGCAAGGCTCAACTCGTCGATCTGATGGCCGACCAGACCACGCTGACCAAGAAGCAGAGTGACGAAGTCTTCAGCGGCATGCTTAACCTCATCGTGGACGCCCTCAAGGGTGGGAAGACGGTCGGCCTGCCCGGCCTGGGCACGCTGAGTGTCAAAGCCACGTCCGCCCGCACGGGCGTACGCCCCGGCACCAGCGAGAAAATTCAGATCCCCGCCGGGAAGAAAGTCGCCTTCAAAGTCGCCACTACTCTCAAAAGCAGTCTCTAA
- a CDS encoding DUF2945 domain-containing protein codes for MAFNIGDHVKWNSHGGEAHGTIVRVAHTDGEVNGFHYRASPEDPRYIVELEDGKQAAHTEAALSKT; via the coding sequence ATGGCATTCAACATCGGAGACCACGTGAAGTGGAACAGTCATGGCGGTGAGGCACACGGCACAATCGTGCGCGTGGCCCATACGGACGGCGAAGTGAACGGATTCCACTACCGGGCGAGTCCGGAAGATCCCCGGTACATCGTCGAGCTGGAGGACGGCAAGCAAGCCGCGCATACCGAAGCGGCCCTCTCAAAAACTTGA
- a CDS encoding sugar phosphate isomerase/epimerase family protein, which translates to MENIYNLSPLPLLAWLQSFDTPQVCLSVDVGHAHLMTQRGGSAPQVWLNQASALLGHVHLCDNDCTSDQHLTPGEGTIHWPEVLRSLQHVPAEAWLAAEVKPATLPSARGWIGSLS; encoded by the coding sequence GTGGAAAATATCTACAACCTGAGTCCCCTGCCTCTTTTGGCATGGTTGCAGTCATTTGATACTCCACAGGTGTGCCTGAGCGTTGATGTGGGCCACGCCCACCTGATGACCCAGCGCGGTGGTTCAGCGCCTCAGGTCTGGCTCAATCAAGCTAGCGCCCTACTGGGCCATGTTCACCTATGCGACAACGACTGCACTAGTGATCAGCACCTCACTCCCGGTGAGGGAACCATTCACTGGCCTGAGGTTCTACGGAGCTTGCAGCATGTTCCTGCGGAGGCCTGGCTGGCAGCAGAGGTCAAGCCAGCGACGCTTCCCAGTGCGAGGGGGTGGATCGGATCGCTGAGCTGA
- a CDS encoding phosphoribosyltransferase: protein MDRIAELNLANGLKQGALRLGHTEFLSGGHADGWVEKGALFSVPQLLEQVASAQAHHIGAAFPEATLLVGAPACGAVLASFVARHLQLPVAYMLTDGSLRWHRMHVPTAGQHAVDVDDLICTGEGAREIVQYLNQEGHHVLGISCWLSRVPLDSLITLEPPPFQTYTVGECPLCQAGQLLTYAGVWE from the coding sequence GTGGATCGGATCGCTGAGCTGAACCTGGCCAACGGGTTGAAGCAGGGGGCCCTGCGGCTTGGACACACTGAGTTTCTCAGTGGGGGACATGCGGACGGCTGGGTCGAAAAGGGCGCACTCTTCAGCGTTCCGCAGCTGCTGGAGCAGGTGGCCTCCGCTCAAGCCCATCACATCGGGGCGGCCTTTCCGGAAGCGACCCTGCTGGTCGGCGCACCAGCCTGCGGGGCCGTCTTGGCGTCGTTCGTGGCCCGGCATCTGCAGTTGCCCGTGGCCTATATGCTGACTGATGGTTCACTCCGGTGGCACCGGATGCATGTGCCAACGGCGGGTCAACACGCAGTCGACGTGGATGACCTGATTTGTACCGGTGAGGGCGCGCGCGAGATCGTTCAGTACCTGAACCAAGAAGGCCACCATGTTCTGGGCATCAGTTGTTGGCTGAGCCGAGTGCCCTTGGACAGCCTCATCACGCTGGAACCCCCGCCTTTCCAGACATATACCGTGGGCGAGTGCCCCTTGTGCCAGGCCGGGCAGCTTCTGACCTATGCTGGGGTGTGGGAGTGA
- a CDS encoding S8 family serine peptidase has protein sequence MNSTRLIRHSALALLSLTLAACGSQQTPTGLGSSAPSLTTLSLPAASDNETARAWFVEFRERPTSKGGSSAQIAQERQTFRAQAKAMGIKMKERLEFGRLWNGVSVEVAAADVAKLRDLDGVKAVFPVLSVPRPDVVFSNDPDMGTAIAQTGADVAQNELGLTGKGVKIAIMDTGLDLDHPAFANRLVASYDFVGDAFDGGNTPVPGADTVDDCGGHGTHVAGIAAASGAVKGVAPEASLGVYRVFGCAGSTQADIMVAAMERALADGMDVLNMSIGSSFNSWAEYPTAVAGSNLVDAGVVVAASIGNSGTGGVFAAGAPGVGEKVIGVANFMNTHVLLNEFTVSPDGTKMGYQNSTGAPAAPTSGTLPLAKTGTITTIDDACAPLAANSMIGKAVLIRRGSCAFYNKAFNAQQAGAAAVVIYNNAAGPFAGTVAGSPAITIPVVSISNTLGALLDSRIAAGSTSMTWTPDSGSYANPTGNLLDASSSYGLAADLALKPDLGAPGGLIRSTYPLSLEGSGYATLSGTSMASPHVAGVAALVIQAKRAAGQPIAAGDMRGLLQNTASPKPWSSGPTAGYIDFVHRQGAGMVNVVNAVGTTATVSPSKLSLGESAAATTPQTLTVTNRSNAAVTYTVTHVGALSSAPGAQRYYTPVTQLPIGSASLSSSTVTVPAGGSASISVTITPNAAAPEATVYGGYVVFTPQGNGTTLRVPYAGFKGDYQGLTIFTGLKNMARLNAAGTGYELLNTPATFTMQGADVPSFLMHLDHFARTLKMDVVDAVTGQPVHSQFFNASTDEFLPRNATSTGFFDFTWDGQVSWSRGSNGVGNTHDKRKPVPNGKYIVKVSALKALGDASNPAHVESWSSPVITVNAPK, from the coding sequence ATGAACTCAACCAGACTGATCCGTCATAGTGCCCTCGCCCTGCTCTCCCTGACCCTGGCTGCCTGCGGCAGCCAGCAGACTCCCACCGGATTGGGCAGTTCTGCTCCATCGCTCACCACCCTGAGTCTGCCTGCGGCCAGCGACAACGAAACGGCCCGCGCCTGGTTTGTGGAATTTCGCGAACGTCCGACCAGCAAGGGCGGCAGCTCAGCCCAAATCGCCCAAGAGCGTCAGACCTTCCGGGCACAGGCCAAAGCCATGGGCATCAAGATGAAAGAGCGGCTCGAGTTCGGCCGATTGTGGAACGGGGTGTCGGTCGAGGTCGCTGCCGCCGATGTGGCCAAGCTGCGCGATCTGGATGGCGTCAAGGCTGTGTTTCCGGTCTTGAGCGTGCCCCGCCCCGACGTGGTGTTCAGCAACGATCCCGACATGGGCACCGCCATCGCCCAAACTGGTGCGGATGTAGCCCAAAACGAACTGGGTCTGACGGGCAAAGGCGTCAAAATCGCCATCATGGACACCGGCCTGGATCTCGACCACCCAGCGTTCGCGAACCGCCTCGTGGCCAGCTACGACTTCGTGGGCGACGCCTTCGACGGCGGCAACACCCCGGTGCCCGGTGCCGACACAGTGGATGACTGCGGCGGCCACGGCACGCACGTGGCGGGCATTGCAGCGGCCAGCGGAGCCGTCAAGGGCGTGGCCCCAGAAGCCTCGCTGGGTGTGTACCGGGTCTTCGGTTGTGCGGGCAGTACGCAGGCCGACATTATGGTCGCGGCCATGGAGCGGGCGCTGGCCGACGGCATGGACGTGCTGAACATGAGCATCGGCTCGTCCTTCAACTCGTGGGCCGAGTACCCCACCGCCGTCGCTGGCAGCAATCTGGTCGACGCTGGCGTGGTTGTGGCGGCTTCAATCGGCAACTCTGGTACAGGTGGCGTGTTCGCAGCGGGCGCTCCCGGCGTGGGCGAGAAAGTCATCGGTGTAGCGAATTTCATGAACACCCATGTCCTCCTGAATGAGTTTACGGTCTCGCCTGACGGCACCAAGATGGGCTACCAGAACTCGACCGGAGCCCCCGCCGCCCCGACCAGCGGCACCCTGCCGCTGGCGAAGACGGGCACGATCACAACCATCGACGATGCCTGCGCCCCGCTGGCGGCCAACTCTATGATCGGCAAGGCTGTGCTGATCCGGCGCGGCAGCTGCGCCTTCTATAACAAGGCCTTCAACGCTCAGCAGGCCGGGGCAGCCGCCGTGGTGATCTATAACAACGCCGCCGGACCGTTTGCCGGCACCGTGGCAGGTAGTCCCGCCATCACCATTCCGGTCGTCAGCATCTCGAATACGCTGGGCGCCCTGTTAGACAGCCGCATCGCCGCTGGTTCCACCTCCATGACCTGGACACCGGACAGCGGTAGTTACGCCAACCCCACTGGCAACCTGTTGGATGCCTCCAGCTCCTACGGCCTGGCCGCCGATCTGGCCTTGAAGCCCGACCTGGGCGCGCCCGGCGGACTGATCCGCTCAACTTACCCGCTGAGCTTAGAGGGCAGCGGCTACGCCACCTTGAGCGGCACTTCAATGGCCTCCCCGCATGTGGCCGGAGTCGCCGCCCTGGTGATCCAGGCCAAGCGCGCGGCCGGGCAGCCCATCGCCGCCGGTGACATGCGCGGCCTCCTGCAGAATACCGCCAGCCCCAAGCCTTGGAGCAGCGGCCCCACTGCCGGGTACATCGACTTCGTGCACCGCCAGGGTGCTGGCATGGTCAATGTCGTAAACGCCGTGGGCACCACTGCCACGGTCAGCCCCAGCAAACTGTCGCTGGGCGAGAGTGCGGCAGCCACCACGCCGCAGACCCTGACCGTGACCAACCGCAGCAATGCGGCCGTCACCTACACGGTCACGCACGTCGGTGCCTTGAGCAGCGCCCCCGGAGCCCAGCGCTATTACACTCCGGTCACGCAGCTCCCCATCGGCAGCGCCAGCCTGAGCAGCAGCACCGTGACCGTACCAGCGGGCGGCAGCGCCAGCATATCCGTGACCATCACGCCGAACGCCGCCGCGCCTGAGGCGACCGTATACGGCGGGTACGTCGTTTTCACGCCTCAGGGCAACGGTACCACCCTGCGCGTGCCCTACGCTGGCTTCAAGGGCGACTACCAAGGCCTGACCATTTTCACCGGCCTCAAGAACATGGCCAGACTGAACGCCGCCGGCACAGGCTACGAGCTGCTGAACACGCCCGCCACCTTCACCATGCAGGGCGCCGATGTGCCCTCTTTCCTGATGCACCTCGACCACTTCGCCCGTACGCTCAAGATGGATGTCGTGGACGCCGTCACCGGCCAGCCCGTGCACTCGCAGTTCTTCAACGCCAGCACGGACGAGTTCCTGCCCCGCAACGCGACCTCCACCGGCTTCTTCGACTTCACCTGGGATGGTCAGGTCAGCTGGAGCCGGGGCTCCAACGGCGTCGGCAACACGCACGACAAGCGCAAGCCCGTGCCCAACGGCAAGTACATTGTGAAGGTCAGCGCCCTCAAGGCCCTGGGCGACGCCAGCAACCCCGCGCACGTGGAGAGCTGGAGTTCGCCGGTCATCACGGTCAACGCCCCCAAGTAG
- a CDS encoding DeoR/GlpR family DNA-binding transcription regulator, with product MSATARQNEILQVLAHSGEQNVPELSNRFGVSEMTIRRDLNQLAASGLVVRTHGGASRVLSSSFEPMFEHRVRTYAEAKEQIAAVAAQQIEDGQTLILDGGSTGLAVARALVGRRLTVCTLNLRAAQVLSEHVATRVIVPGGIIRTHELSFVGSDVERMLSNYHFDVYIMTASGIDASAGLTEWNAEDAAVKRAALASARRTIVACDASKFGQVAFARICDVNKVDTVVSDPALAAQQGHDIRVSGTQLLIA from the coding sequence ATGTCAGCAACGGCCCGTCAGAATGAGATTCTGCAGGTGCTTGCCCACAGTGGTGAGCAGAACGTCCCTGAACTTAGCAACCGCTTTGGCGTCTCTGAAATGACCATCCGCCGTGACCTGAATCAGTTGGCCGCATCCGGATTGGTCGTGCGAACCCATGGCGGAGCTTCCCGCGTGCTCAGCAGTAGTTTTGAACCGATGTTCGAGCACCGTGTCCGCACCTATGCCGAGGCAAAAGAGCAGATCGCCGCTGTGGCAGCGCAGCAGATCGAGGACGGTCAAACCCTGATCCTTGACGGCGGCAGTACGGGATTGGCTGTGGCGCGGGCCTTGGTGGGCCGCCGCCTGACCGTGTGTACCCTCAATTTGCGGGCTGCCCAGGTTCTTTCCGAACATGTGGCTACCCGCGTGATTGTACCCGGCGGGATCATCCGGACTCATGAACTCAGCTTCGTCGGCTCGGACGTTGAACGCATGTTGAGCAACTACCACTTTGACGTGTACATCATGACGGCCTCCGGAATCGATGCCAGCGCCGGATTGACCGAATGGAACGCCGAAGACGCCGCCGTGAAGCGGGCCGCCTTGGCCTCGGCCCGGCGCACCATCGTGGCCTGCGACGCCTCCAAGTTCGGTCAGGTCGCCTTTGCCCGGATTTGTGACGTTAACAAAGTGGACACCGTGGTGTCCGATCCCGCGCTCGCTGCCCAGCAGGGTCACGACATCCGGGTCTCTGGGACTCAGTTGCTGATCGCCTGA
- a CDS encoding GMC family oxidoreductase, with product MSRTSLPTDVDTLVIGGGTGGAAFAGTLAAHSGESVLLLEAGPDYGARADGQWPHDLLDARSIPLSHDYDLHTQTGASGAALDLPRARVLGGCSSHNGCTASIGAHLDYDEWAAWGNAGWSSTDVTPLLHWARDRFRVRRYRLDELTVPQRAFVEAGLAAGLPYADDLDTLEAAEGIGPMPVNVVNGVRWNSAFAFLDPVRQQPNLTVVGRAEVQRLVIENGAARGAVVRTSEGETLIHAGRVVVCAGAYHSPALLLRSGVGPADELRALEIDVVLDLPGVGRHLLDHSCIQLNFAGQPGLLGLLAERPWSPDEQTVGRARSSRCDDGPYDIHVFMVAGSNSGHPELPPISLYGGAMRALSEGRVTLAPDLDVTRPLIDHCYGTDPGGYDRQVLREAADLLLDMASRAELAEVLGQRVILNGQDDPLAHIVNYCHPAGSCKMGPSSDPQAVVDPRGQVHGVQGLYVADASIMPAISRGNINLPTAMIGARVAAFLLGQEPQDVVNASVAVSGGTA from the coding sequence ATGAGCAGAACCAGTCTTCCCACGGACGTCGACACCCTCGTGATTGGCGGCGGCACCGGAGGCGCAGCATTTGCCGGAACCCTGGCTGCCCACAGCGGGGAGTCGGTGCTGCTGCTTGAGGCGGGGCCGGATTACGGTGCCCGCGCCGATGGACAGTGGCCGCACGACCTGCTTGACGCCCGCTCTATTCCGCTGTCGCACGATTACGACCTGCACACCCAAACAGGCGCAAGCGGCGCGGCCCTCGATCTTCCCCGCGCCCGCGTGCTGGGCGGCTGTTCGTCCCACAACGGCTGCACCGCGTCTATTGGCGCACATCTGGATTACGACGAGTGGGCGGCGTGGGGCAACGCAGGCTGGAGCAGCACAGACGTGACCCCGCTGCTGCACTGGGCGCGAGACCGCTTCCGGGTGCGCCGCTACCGCCTAGACGAACTGACCGTACCGCAGCGGGCCTTCGTGGAGGCGGGCCTCGCGGCGGGGCTGCCCTACGCCGACGATCTGGACACCCTGGAGGCTGCCGAGGGCATCGGCCCCATGCCAGTCAATGTGGTGAACGGCGTGCGCTGGAACAGTGCTTTTGCCTTTCTCGACCCCGTGCGGCAGCAGCCCAACCTGACGGTGGTCGGGCGGGCCGAAGTGCAGCGACTGGTGATCGAAAACGGAGCCGCGCGGGGCGCGGTGGTGCGTACTTCTGAGGGCGAGACCCTGATTCACGCAGGCCGGGTGGTGGTGTGTGCGGGCGCTTACCACTCACCCGCGCTGCTGCTGCGTTCTGGAGTGGGGCCAGCCGACGAACTGCGTGCCCTCGAAATTGATGTGGTCTTGGATTTGCCCGGTGTGGGGCGACACCTGCTGGATCACTCCTGTATTCAGCTTAATTTCGCAGGGCAGCCGGGACTGCTCGGTCTGCTGGCTGAGCGTCCGTGGAGTCCAGACGAGCAGACGGTGGGCCGCGCCCGGTCTTCCCGCTGCGACGACGGCCCCTATGACATTCACGTGTTCATGGTGGCGGGATCAAATTCCGGTCATCCGGAACTGCCGCCGATCAGCCTGTACGGAGGGGCTATGCGTGCGCTGTCCGAAGGCCGCGTGACCCTGGCTCCCGATCTGGACGTGACCCGCCCCCTGATCGACCACTGTTACGGCACCGATCCCGGTGGCTATGACCGCCAGGTGCTGCGCGAGGCAGCTGATCTGCTGCTGGACATGGCTTCCCGTGCCGAACTGGCCGAGGTGCTGGGCCAGCGGGTGATCCTGAACGGCCAAGACGATCCGCTGGCACACATCGTCAATTACTGCCATCCGGCGGGCAGTTGCAAAATGGGGCCATCCAGCGATCCTCAGGCAGTCGTGGATCCTCGGGGGCAGGTTCACGGCGTGCAGGGCCTGTATGTGGCCGACGCCTCGATCATGCCCGCCATTTCGCGGGGCAACATTAACTTGCCCACCGCCATGATCGGTGCCCGAGTCGCAGCCTTTTTGCTGGGGCAGGAGCCGCAGGACGTGGTGAACGCGTCCGTTGCGGTGTCCGGTGGAACGGCGTGA
- a CDS encoding SIS domain-containing protein gives MTALSSAELTSFELDMMEQPAALRRALGIGVPAELAQLLGRPWNRVVLTGMGSSHFAAFPTWRRAVAAGSPAWNLDAGQLLDSPDLLNNQTLMIATSQSGASGEIVELIERQRGGRVKWGALIGVTDAERSPLAAAADLLLPLGSGPEATVSTKSYLNTLVVHRQIAAAMAGEDSAQVEQELYAVPDMVATLLGQLELSVLARGVLEPAGYRLVSVGKADDAATALYASLIIKEAAKVAVEGFVGGQFRHGPMELAGAGLTALVFGTRRTAPDEGLRRMAHDIAATGARAVSIGDDRLEGTTTIEVPCGTALESLVSGAVVAQHLAVCLARANGVTPGEFIYGRKVTSAL, from the coding sequence GTGACCGCTCTCTCTTCTGCCGAACTGACTTCTTTTGAACTCGACATGATGGAGCAGCCTGCGGCGCTGCGGCGGGCACTGGGGATAGGTGTACCCGCCGAATTGGCACAACTCTTGGGCCGCCCGTGGAACCGGGTGGTGTTGACCGGGATGGGGTCTTCTCACTTCGCCGCTTTTCCCACTTGGAGACGCGCGGTGGCCGCTGGGTCTCCCGCTTGGAACCTCGACGCTGGGCAATTGCTGGATTCGCCCGACCTGCTGAACAACCAGACTTTGATGATCGCTACCTCTCAATCGGGGGCCAGCGGCGAAATCGTGGAACTGATCGAGCGTCAGCGCGGCGGGCGGGTCAAATGGGGAGCACTGATCGGGGTGACTGACGCTGAGCGCAGCCCGCTGGCCGCCGCCGCCGACCTGCTCTTGCCCCTGGGCAGCGGCCCTGAAGCTACCGTCAGCACCAAAAGCTATCTAAATACCCTAGTGGTTCATCGCCAGATCGCGGCGGCGATGGCAGGCGAAGACAGCGCACAGGTCGAGCAGGAACTTTACGCTGTGCCCGACATGGTGGCGACGCTGCTGGGCCAGCTTGAGTTGTCTGTCCTGGCGCGGGGGGTGCTGGAGCCGGCGGGATACCGACTGGTGTCTGTGGGTAAAGCAGACGACGCGGCCACGGCTCTGTATGCCAGCCTGATCATCAAGGAAGCGGCCAAAGTCGCGGTGGAAGGCTTTGTCGGCGGGCAGTTCAGACACGGGCCGATGGAATTGGCGGGCGCGGGCCTGACCGCTCTCGTATTCGGCACGCGCCGCACCGCTCCCGATGAGGGCCTGAGGCGCATGGCGCACGATATCGCGGCGACGGGTGCCCGGGCCGTCTCGATCGGCGATGACCGGCTGGAGGGGACGACCACCATCGAGGTTCCCTGCGGAACGGCTCTGGAAAGCTTGGTGTCGGGCGCGGTCGTGGCCCAGCATCTCGCGGTGTGTCTGGCCCGCGCCAATGGGGTGACGCCCGGCGAGTTCATCTATGGCCGCAAAGTCACCTCGGCGCTGTGA
- a CDS encoding cation:proton antiporter, giving the protein MESVGGGLFALLTLFDLSVPLVYCLQFGAPISPTDPVAVLGLLKQAKVPRRIETLVAGESLFNDGVGVVAFAVLAGVAAAASGAHGPALRLGKWPGSLPRKRWAASCWDCWATSRCGPWTILWWRCW; this is encoded by the coding sequence ATGGAGTCGGTAGGCGGCGGCCTGTTTGCCCTGCTCACTCTGTTTGACCTGTCGGTGCCGCTGGTCTACTGCCTGCAGTTCGGGGCGCCCATTTCCCCCACCGACCCGGTGGCGGTGTTGGGCCTGCTCAAGCAGGCCAAGGTTCCCCGGCGCATCGAGACCCTGGTGGCCGGAGAAAGCCTGTTCAACGACGGCGTGGGCGTGGTGGCCTTCGCCGTGCTGGCGGGCGTGGCAGCAGCGGCCAGCGGCGCACACGGCCCAGCGCTGCGCCTGGGGAAGTGGCCGGGTTCTTTGCCCAGGAAGCGTTGGGCGGCCTCGTGCTGGGACTGCTGGGCTACCTCGCGCTGCGGGCCGTGGACGATTTTGTGGTGGAGGTGCTGGTGA
- a CDS encoding SulP family inorganic anion transporter — MTIVPSPRPRFDLQQYRREWFSNPHKDVLAGIVVALALIPEAIAFSIIAGVDPQVGLYASFIIALVTAFIGGRPGMISAATGAMALLMIGLVNVHGLEYLFAATVLTGVLQVIFGWAKLARYLKFVPRSVMTGFVNALAILIFMAQLPQFVGANWQMYAMVAAGLAIIYLLPRVFKAIPSALVAIVALTLVAVFTGADVKTVGDMGTLPKALPPFSFPQVPLTWQTLAIIFPVALTLSIVGLLESLLTAQLMDERTDTTSDKNVESRGQGVANVITGFFGGMAGCAMIGQSMINVTNGGRGRLSTFVAGLGLLILILALQPLLVQIPMAALVAVMIVVSVGTFDWNSLRTLTVFPKSEGIVMLATVGVTVLTHDLSLGVLVGVVLSALFFARKVSQLSEVTPADSPDGTRTYRVRGQLFFVSTHDFLHQFDFDHGSQRVVIDLSHAHFWDGSAVGALDKVMFKFRRQGKSVELVGLNAASATLIDRLAVHDKPGAPEGVGGH; from the coding sequence ATGACCATTGTTCCTTCCCCACGCCCCCGCTTTGACCTTCAGCAGTACCGCCGGGAGTGGTTCTCCAACCCCCACAAAGACGTGCTGGCCGGAATTGTGGTGGCGCTTGCCCTGATTCCCGAAGCCATCGCCTTTTCCATTATTGCTGGCGTCGATCCACAAGTTGGCCTCTACGCCTCGTTCATTATTGCTCTCGTCACCGCCTTTATCGGCGGGCGGCCCGGCATGATCAGTGCGGCGACGGGGGCCATGGCCCTGCTGATGATTGGCCTGGTCAACGTTCACGGCTTGGAATACCTGTTTGCGGCCACTGTGCTGACCGGTGTATTGCAAGTCATCTTCGGCTGGGCCAAGCTGGCCCGCTACCTCAAATTCGTGCCCCGCAGCGTCATGACCGGCTTCGTCAATGCCCTGGCGATCCTGATCTTTATGGCCCAGCTCCCTCAGTTCGTGGGTGCAAACTGGCAGATGTACGCGATGGTAGCCGCCGGACTGGCCATCATCTACCTGCTGCCCCGCGTGTTTAAGGCCATACCCAGCGCGTTGGTCGCCATCGTGGCCCTGACGCTGGTGGCGGTGTTCACAGGGGCCGATGTCAAAACGGTCGGTGACATGGGCACCCTGCCCAAAGCCCTGCCGCCGTTCAGCTTCCCGCAAGTGCCGCTGACGTGGCAAACGCTGGCGATCATCTTTCCGGTGGCCCTGACGCTGTCTATCGTGGGCCTGTTGGAAAGCCTGCTCACTGCTCAACTGATGGATGAGCGCACCGACACCACCAGCGACAAGAATGTGGAATCGCGGGGCCAAGGGGTCGCCAACGTGATCACGGGGTTCTTCGGCGGGATGGCCGGCTGCGCCATGATCGGCCAGAGCATGATCAATGTGACCAACGGTGGCCGGGGGCGGCTGTCGACCTTCGTGGCCGGACTGGGCCTATTGATCCTGATTCTGGCCCTGCAACCGCTGCTGGTGCAGATCCCGATGGCGGCGTTGGTGGCCGTGATGATCGTGGTCAGTGTCGGCACCTTCGACTGGAACAGCCTCAGAACGCTGACGGTATTCCCCAAAAGCGAAGGCATCGTGATGCTGGCAACGGTGGGCGTGACCGTGCTAACCCATGATTTGTCTCTGGGTGTGCTGGTAGGCGTGGTGCTGAGTGCGCTGTTTTTTGCCCGGAAAGTGTCGCAGTTATCGGAAGTCACCCCCGCCGATAGCCCAGACGGAACCCGCACGTACCGCGTCCGGGGACAACTGTTCTTCGTCAGCACCCATGATTTTCTCCATCAGTTCGACTTCGACCATGGTTCACAGCGGGTCGTCATCGACCTGAGTCACGCGCACTTTTGGGATGGATCGGCAGTGGGCGCCCTGGACAAGGTGATGTTCAAGTTTCGGCGTCAGGGCAAATCCGTGGAACTCGTCGGACTAAACGCTGCGTCGGCCACCTTGATTGACCGACTGGCTGTTCATGACAAGCCGGGCGCACCAGAAGGCGTCGGCGGCCACTGA